The following coding sequences are from one Mytilus trossulus isolate FHL-02 chromosome 8, PNRI_Mtr1.1.1.hap1, whole genome shotgun sequence window:
- the LOC134727699 gene encoding DNA ligase 1-like, protein MERSQKEEEREQKAISQFCVAVIKEAVFEYTLEKKENVETAIQIAEAQEKALKEELDELEGMNRFESGDAVESYKCIDKEGRQRRDTVEDYKCNDKEGRQSGDAVEGYKCNDKEGRQSRDTVEGYKCDDKEGRQSGDTIEGFKCIDKEGRQSGDTAEGFKCNDKEGRQSGDTIEDYKCNDKEGRQNGDTAEGYKCIDKEGRQSGDAAEDYKCDDKEGRQSGDAVEGYKCNGKERRQSGDAAEGYKCNDKEGRQSGDTATDNQCNDKEGRQPEEKSSFSLEDEKDAEGDLEGAKHEKALIPTGKVITKIHEQKIADNPFKDAVGYKKPGKKSVLDLIYTEQNDKDQKKKKREINKEVKKNERKARKEERKVKKHFKKVAKKTKKYTREVKIQWEKELKRREKMEDKQKRTLEKETKKVKGEIKKIIKTPNTDREKQDKKKNKSKKEPKKTEEKKRSNDKKTKKRQEKELKMEVIDVKRRETQTDIDDKVESNNAEKQKTFGSNIFAFFRSLSCIKRQTTDV, encoded by the exons ATGGAGAGGTCACAGAAAGAGGAAGAGAGAGAACAAAAGGCTATTTCACAGTTCTGCGTTGCCGTTATAAAGGAAGCAGTATTCGAGTATACtcttgaaaaaaaggaaaatgtagAGACCGCCATACAAATTGCTGAGGCACAGGAAAAAGCTTTAAAAGAGGAACTCG ATGAATTAGAAGGAATGAACAGATTTGAAAGTGGAGACGCAGTAGAAAGTTATAAGTGTATTGATAAAGAAGGGAGACAAAGAAGAGACACCGTAGAAGATTATAAGTGTAATGATAAAGAAGGGAGACAAAGTGGAGACGCCGTAGAAGGTTATAAGTGTAATGATAAAGAAGGGAGACAAAGTAGAGACACCGTAGAAGGTTATAAGTGTGATGATAAAGAAGGGAGACAAAGTGGAGACACCATAGAAGGTTTTAAGTGTATTGATAAAGAAGGGAGACAAAGTGGAGACACCGCAGAAGGTTTTAAGTGTAATGATAAAGAAGGGAGACAAAGTGGAGACACCATAGAAGATTATAAGTGTAATGATAAAGAAGGGAGACAAAATGGAGACACCGCAGAAGGTTATAAGTGTATTGATAAAGAAGGGAGACAAAGTGGAGACGCCGCAGAAGATTATAAGTGTGATGATAAAGAAGGGAGACAAAGTGGAGACGCCGTAGAAGGTTACAAGTGTAATGGTAAAGAAAGGAGACAAAGTGGAGACGCCGCAGAAGGTTATAAGTGTAATGATAAAGAAGGGAGACAAAGTGGAGACACCGCAACTGATAATCAGTGTAACGATAAAGAAGGGAGACAACCTGAGGAAAAGTCGAGTTTCTCCTTGGAGGATGAAAAAGATGCAGAGGGTGATCTAGAGGGAGCTAAACACGAGAAAGCGCTTATACCTACAG gaaaagtTATCACAAAGATTCACGAGCAGAAAATAGCAGACAATCCATTTAAGGATGCCGTCGGCTATAAG aaaCCAGGCAAGAAGTCTGTACTAGATTTGATATATACAGAGCAAAATGATAAAGaccagaaaaagaagaaaagagaaaTTAACAAGGAAGTGAAAAAGAATGAGAGAAAAGCTAGGAAAGAAGAAAGAAAGGTTAAGaagcattttaaaaaagtaGCCAAGAAGACTAAAAAATACACAAGAGAGGTTAAAATACAGTGGGAAAAGGAATTAAAAAGGAGGGAAAAGATGGAAGACAAACAGAAGAGGACATTAGAAAAAG aaacaaaaaaagtcaaaggtgaaataaagaaaatcatcAAAACCCCAAATACTGACAGGGAAAAacaagataaaaagaaaaacaaatcaaagaaagaGCCAAAGAAAACAGAAGAGAAAAAAAGGTCCAATGATAAGAAGACAAAAAAGAGACaagaaaaagaattaaaaatggAAGTGATTGATGTTAAAAGGAGAGAAACACAAACAGATATCGATGACAAGGTCGAATCAAACAATgcagaaaaacagaaaacatttgGATCAAACATTTTTGCTTTCTTCCGATCTTTATCGTGCATCAAAAGACAGACAACAGATGTTTAA